A DNA window from Streptomyces parvus contains the following coding sequences:
- the pheT gene encoding phenylalanine--tRNA ligase subunit beta, whose protein sequence is MRVPLSWLREYVDLPETETGRDVQAKLVSVGLEVETVEQIGAGLKGPLVVGQVLTIEELEGFKKPIRFCTVDVGTANGTGEPQEIVCGARNFSVGDKVVVVLPGAVLPGDFAIAARKTYGKTSHGMICSTDELGMGDDGTHGIIVLPPEHEVGTDAIELLQLVDEVLDIAVTPDRGYCLSMRGVARETATAYGLPLRDPALLDVPAPNAYGYPVQISDPIGCDRFTARTVTGLQPEARSPIWMQRRLQKAGMRPISLAVDITNYVMLELGQPLHAYDRNRVAGPIGVRRATQGEKLTTLDGTVRVLDAEDLVITDNRGPIGLAGVMGGANTEIADADGEHALTTEVVIEAAHFDAISIARTARRHKLSSEASKRFERGVDPQAAAAAAQRTVDLLVLLAGGTAEAGVTEITSPHAPRTIAMPANHPDKVAGVEYGRETVVRRLQEVGCDVYGQDELIVTVPSWRPDLGEPNDLAEEVIRLEGYENLPSTLPTPPSGRGLTDRQRLHRRIGRALAGAGYVEALNYPFIGDAVLDQLGLEADDARRRTVKLVNPLSDEEPALRTTLLPGLLGTLRRNDGRGSHDLALFETGLVFRPTGEETAAVRLPVDRRPTDEEIAGLNAALPRQPRRAAVVLAGAREQAGWWGKGTPATWADAVEAARLIAAEAGVEVVVRADQHSPWHPGRCAALYVNVNGEETLFGHAGELHPRVIKALHLPERTCAAEVELDVLEQAVDGVLQAPRISTFPVATQDVALVVAGDVPAADVERALREGAGELLESLRLFDVFTGEQIGGGNKSLAYALRFRAADRTLTVEEASAARDSAVALAAERTGAVLRGA, encoded by the coding sequence ATGCGCGTCCCGCTTTCCTGGCTGCGGGAGTACGTCGACCTGCCGGAGACGGAGACCGGCCGTGACGTACAGGCCAAGCTCGTCTCCGTCGGCCTCGAGGTCGAGACCGTCGAGCAGATCGGCGCGGGCCTCAAGGGCCCCCTGGTCGTCGGACAGGTCCTGACCATCGAGGAGCTGGAGGGGTTCAAGAAGCCCATCCGCTTCTGCACCGTCGACGTCGGCACCGCCAACGGCACCGGCGAACCGCAGGAGATCGTCTGCGGCGCCCGCAACTTCTCGGTCGGCGACAAGGTCGTCGTGGTCCTCCCGGGCGCCGTCCTGCCCGGCGACTTCGCGATCGCCGCGCGCAAGACGTACGGCAAGACCTCGCACGGCATGATCTGCTCCACCGACGAGCTGGGCATGGGCGACGACGGCACGCACGGCATCATCGTGCTGCCGCCGGAGCACGAGGTCGGCACCGACGCGATCGAGCTGCTCCAGCTCGTCGACGAGGTCCTCGACATCGCCGTCACCCCGGACCGGGGCTACTGCCTCTCCATGCGCGGTGTCGCCCGCGAGACCGCGACCGCCTACGGGCTGCCGCTGCGCGACCCGGCGCTGCTGGACGTGCCCGCGCCCAACGCGTACGGCTACCCGGTCCAGATCTCCGACCCGATCGGCTGCGACCGCTTCACCGCCCGCACCGTCACCGGTCTCCAGCCCGAAGCCCGCTCCCCGATCTGGATGCAGCGACGTCTGCAGAAGGCCGGCATGCGGCCGATCTCGCTGGCCGTCGACATCACCAACTACGTGATGCTGGAGCTGGGCCAGCCGCTGCACGCCTACGACCGCAACAGGGTCGCCGGGCCGATCGGCGTGCGCCGCGCCACCCAGGGCGAGAAGCTCACCACCCTGGACGGCACCGTGCGCGTGCTGGACGCCGAGGACCTGGTCATCACCGACAACCGCGGGCCCATCGGCCTCGCGGGCGTCATGGGCGGCGCCAACACCGAGATCGCCGACGCGGACGGCGAGCACGCGCTCACCACCGAGGTCGTCATCGAGGCCGCGCACTTCGACGCGATCTCGATCGCCCGCACCGCGCGCCGCCACAAGCTGTCATCCGAGGCGTCCAAGCGCTTCGAGCGCGGCGTCGACCCGCAGGCCGCCGCCGCTGCCGCGCAGCGCACGGTGGACCTGCTGGTCCTCCTCGCGGGCGGCACCGCCGAGGCCGGGGTCACCGAGATCACCTCGCCCCACGCACCGCGCACCATCGCGATGCCGGCGAACCACCCGGACAAGGTGGCCGGTGTGGAGTACGGCCGCGAGACCGTCGTCCGCCGCCTCCAGGAGGTCGGCTGCGACGTCTACGGGCAGGACGAGCTGATCGTCACCGTCCCGTCCTGGCGGCCCGACCTGGGCGAGCCGAACGACCTCGCCGAAGAGGTCATCCGGCTGGAGGGCTACGAGAACCTGCCCTCCACCCTGCCCACGCCCCCCTCCGGGCGCGGCCTCACCGACCGGCAGCGGCTGCACCGCCGCATCGGCCGGGCGCTGGCCGGAGCCGGTTACGTCGAGGCGCTGAACTACCCGTTCATCGGCGACGCGGTCCTCGACCAGCTCGGCCTGGAGGCGGACGACGCCCGCCGCCGGACGGTCAAGCTGGTCAACCCGCTCTCCGACGAGGAGCCGGCGCTGCGCACCACGCTGCTGCCGGGCCTCCTCGGCACACTGCGGCGCAATGACGGCCGGGGCAGCCACGACCTGGCGCTCTTCGAGACCGGCCTGGTCTTCAGGCCGACCGGTGAGGAGACGGCCGCGGTCCGGCTGCCCGTCGACCGCCGGCCCACCGACGAGGAGATCGCCGGACTGAACGCGGCCCTGCCGCGCCAGCCCCGCCGCGCCGCCGTCGTCCTCGCGGGCGCCCGCGAGCAGGCCGGCTGGTGGGGCAAGGGCACCCCGGCGACCTGGGCGGACGCCGTCGAGGCGGCCCGCCTGATCGCCGCGGAGGCCGGTGTCGAGGTCGTCGTCCGCGCCGACCAGCACTCCCCGTGGCACCCGGGGCGCTGCGCCGCGCTGTACGTCAACGTGAACGGCGAAGAGACCCTCTTCGGTCACGCGGGCGAACTGCACCCGCGCGTGATCAAGGCGCTCCACCTGCCCGAGCGGACCTGCGCCGCCGAGGTCGAGCTGGACGTCCTGGAACAGGCCGTCGACGGAGTGCTCCAGGCGCCCCGGATCTCCACCTTCCCGGTGGCGACCCAGGACGTCGCGCTCGTCGTCGCCGGGGACGTCCCCGCCGCCGACGTGGAGCGGGCGCTGCGCGAGGGCGCGGGTGAACTCCTCGAATCGCTGCGGCTGTTCGACGTCTTCACCGGCGAGCAGATCGGCGGGGGCAACAAGTCCCTGGCGTACGCGCTGCGCTTCCGCGCCGCCGACCGCACGCTGACCGTCGAGGAGGCATCGGCCGCCCGCGACAGCGCGGTGGCCCTGGCCGCCGAGCGTACGGGCGCGGTGCTGCGCGGGGCGTAG
- the pheS gene encoding phenylalanine--tRNA ligase subunit alpha, translating to MSAPNKSYDPVEVEALKPEEIERLRDEAFAAFAAAGDLDALAQAKTAHTGGTSPLSLANREIGALPPQAKAEAGKRVGQARGAVSKALAARQAELEAERDARVLVEEAVDVTLPYDRVPAGARHPLTTIMERVADVFVAMGYEIAEGPEVEAEWFNFDALNFVPDHPARQMQDTFFVQGTTPDGKATEGDESGVVLRTHTSPVQARSLLERKPPVYVVCPGRVYRTDELDATHTPVFHQIELLAVDEGLTMADLKGTLDHMVQALFGADMKTRLRPNFFPFTEPSAEMDMVCYVCRGESVGKPDRPCRTCGSEGWIELGGCGMVNPKVLTACGVDPRKYSGFAFGFGIERMLMFRHNVEDMRDMVEGDVRFTRPFGMEI from the coding sequence ATGTCGGCACCGAACAAGTCGTACGACCCAGTCGAGGTCGAGGCACTGAAACCGGAAGAGATCGAGCGCCTGCGGGACGAGGCGTTCGCCGCCTTCGCCGCCGCCGGTGACCTCGACGCGCTCGCCCAGGCGAAGACCGCGCACACCGGAGGCACCTCGCCGCTGTCCCTCGCCAACCGCGAGATCGGCGCCCTGCCCCCGCAGGCCAAGGCCGAGGCGGGCAAGCGCGTGGGCCAGGCCCGCGGCGCCGTCTCCAAGGCCCTGGCCGCCCGCCAGGCCGAGCTGGAGGCCGAGCGCGACGCCCGGGTGCTCGTCGAGGAGGCCGTGGACGTCACGCTGCCCTACGACCGCGTCCCGGCCGGCGCCCGCCACCCGCTGACGACGATCATGGAGCGCGTCGCGGACGTCTTCGTGGCCATGGGCTACGAGATCGCCGAGGGCCCCGAGGTCGAGGCGGAGTGGTTCAACTTCGACGCCCTGAACTTCGTGCCCGACCACCCCGCCCGCCAGATGCAGGACACCTTCTTCGTCCAGGGCACCACGCCCGACGGCAAGGCCACCGAGGGCGACGAGTCCGGCGTCGTGCTGCGTACGCACACCTCCCCGGTCCAGGCGCGCTCGCTCCTGGAGCGCAAGCCCCCCGTCTACGTGGTCTGCCCCGGCCGGGTCTACCGCACCGACGAGCTGGACGCCACGCACACCCCGGTCTTCCACCAGATCGAGCTGCTCGCCGTCGACGAGGGCCTCACCATGGCCGACCTCAAGGGCACCCTCGACCACATGGTCCAGGCGCTCTTCGGCGCGGACATGAAGACCCGGCTGCGGCCGAACTTCTTCCCGTTCACCGAGCCGTCCGCCGAGATGGACATGGTCTGCTACGTCTGCCGCGGCGAGTCCGTCGGCAAGCCCGACCGGCCCTGCCGCACCTGTGGCAGCGAGGGCTGGATCGAGCTGGGCGGCTGCGGCATGGTCAACCCCAAGGTGCTCACCGCCTGCGGCGTCGACCCCCGGAAGTACAGCGGATTCGCCTTCGGGTTCGGCATCGAACGGATGCTGATGTTCCGCCACAACGTCGAAGACATGCGAGACATGGTCGAGGGTGACGTCCGGTTCACCCGGCCGTTCGGGATGGAGATCTGA
- a CDS encoding ATP-binding protein — protein sequence MAVGMSSPRPARTTAVRAAAEGPAGPDGLGAGLDPDDLPDGLVVADERGHVVCFNTAAARITATPRADAIGRPLDAVLPLEDLKGKRWWPLTDPYGGLATRNGQPERNLLLPGGREVLVSARYVREHPTGPVRRVVVCLRGTEARRRTERSHAELIATVAHELRSPLTSVKGFTATLLAKWERFTDDQKRLMLETVDADAGRVTRLIAELLDISRIDSGRLELRRQPVDIPAAVARHIQALITGGQAAERFLVRTRGPLPALWADPDKVDQVLGNLLENAVRHGEGTVTIEIAPAPAPGADDEMGTAVTVSDEGPGIPEESMSRVFTRFWRGSKRGGTGLGLYIVKGIVEAHGGTITVGRGPGGGAEFRFILPVSMPAYLV from the coding sequence ATGGCTGTCGGCATGAGCTCGCCGCGACCGGCGCGCACCACCGCCGTGCGCGCCGCGGCCGAGGGGCCGGCCGGTCCGGACGGCCTCGGCGCGGGCCTCGACCCGGACGATCTACCCGACGGTCTCGTCGTCGCCGACGAGCGGGGACACGTCGTCTGCTTCAACACCGCGGCCGCCCGGATCACCGCCACCCCCCGCGCCGACGCGATCGGCCGGCCGCTGGACGCCGTCCTTCCGCTGGAGGACCTCAAGGGAAAGCGCTGGTGGCCGCTGACCGACCCGTACGGCGGTCTCGCCACCCGCAACGGCCAGCCCGAGCGCAATCTGCTGCTGCCCGGCGGCCGTGAGGTGCTGGTCTCCGCCCGTTACGTACGCGAGCACCCGACCGGGCCGGTGCGCCGGGTCGTGGTCTGCCTGCGGGGGACCGAGGCCCGTCGCCGTACCGAACGCAGCCACGCCGAACTGATCGCCACCGTCGCCCACGAGCTGCGCTCCCCGCTGACCTCCGTCAAAGGGTTCACCGCCACGCTGCTCGCCAAGTGGGAGAGGTTCACCGACGACCAGAAGCGGCTGATGCTGGAGACCGTCGACGCCGACGCCGGCCGGGTCACCCGGCTCATCGCCGAACTGCTCGACATCTCCCGCATCGACTCCGGACGCCTGGAGCTGCGCCGCCAGCCCGTCGACATCCCCGCCGCCGTGGCCCGGCACATCCAGGCGCTCATCACCGGAGGCCAGGCCGCCGAGCGCTTCCTCGTCCGCACCCGCGGGCCGCTGCCCGCCCTGTGGGCCGACCCCGACAAGGTCGACCAGGTCCTCGGCAACCTCCTGGAAAACGCGGTGCGCCACGGGGAGGGAACCGTCACCATTGAGATCGCCCCGGCACCCGCGCCGGGCGCCGACGACGAGATGGGAACGGCTGTCACCGTGAGCGACGAAGGCCCCGGCATCCCCGAGGAGTCGATGAGCCGCGTCTTCACCCGCTTCTGGCGGGGCAGCAAGCGCGGCGGCACGGGCCTGGGCCTCTACATCGTCAAGGGCATCGTCGAGGCCCACGGCGGCACCATCACCGTCGGCCGGGGGCCCGGCGGCGGAGCCGAGTTCCGATTTATTCTGCCCGTGAGCATGCCCGCCTACCTGGTGTGA
- a CDS encoding RNA methyltransferase, which translates to MGTPELISPRSPRVAAARRLARRNFRGKERRFIAEGPQAVREAAAHRGGDGEPTLIELFATPEAADRYADIVEAAHTAGARVHLADADVLADVSQTVTPQGLIGVCRFLDSPFQEILDARPTLVAVLANVRDPGNAGTVLRCADAAGADAVILTDASVDLYNPKSVRASVGSLFHLPVAVGVPVEQAVQGLRDAGVRILAADGAGADDLDDELDSGTMGGPTAWVFGNEAWGLPEETRELADAVVRVPIHGKAESLNLATAAAVCLYASARAQRPRRAPDA; encoded by the coding sequence ATGGGCACCCCCGAACTGATCTCCCCGCGCTCCCCGCGCGTCGCCGCCGCCCGCCGGCTGGCCCGCCGCAACTTCCGGGGCAAGGAGCGCAGGTTCATCGCCGAGGGGCCCCAAGCCGTGCGCGAGGCCGCCGCACACCGCGGCGGGGACGGTGAGCCGACCCTCATCGAACTGTTCGCCACGCCCGAGGCCGCCGACCGGTACGCCGACATCGTCGAGGCCGCTCACACGGCGGGCGCCCGGGTCCACCTGGCCGACGCCGACGTCCTCGCCGACGTCTCCCAGACCGTCACTCCGCAGGGCCTCATCGGCGTCTGCCGCTTCCTGGACTCCCCGTTCCAGGAGATCCTGGACGCCAGGCCCACCCTGGTGGCCGTTCTGGCCAACGTCCGCGACCCCGGGAACGCCGGTACGGTACTGCGCTGCGCGGACGCGGCGGGCGCGGACGCGGTGATCCTGACCGACGCCTCCGTCGACCTCTACAACCCCAAGTCCGTGCGTGCCTCGGTCGGTTCGCTCTTCCATCTCCCCGTCGCGGTCGGGGTCCCCGTCGAACAGGCCGTCCAGGGGCTGCGGGACGCCGGGGTGCGGATCCTCGCCGCGGACGGGGCCGGGGCCGACGACCTGGACGACGAGCTGGACTCGGGCACCATGGGCGGCCCCACCGCCTGGGTCTTCGGCAACGAGGCATGGGGGCTCCCCGAGGAGACCCGCGAGCTCGCCGACGCCGTCGTCCGCGTCCCCATCCACGGCAAGGCGGAGAGCCTCAACCTCGCCACCGCCGCCGCCGTCTGCCTCTACGCCTCCGCCCGCGCGCAGCGTCCGCGGCGCGCCCCCGACGCGTAA
- the rplT gene encoding 50S ribosomal protein L20 — translation MARVKRAVNAHKKRRAILEAASGYRGQRSRLYRKAKEQVTHSLVYNYNDRKKRKGDFRQLWIQRINAAARQNGMTYNRLIQGLKAANIEVDRKILAELAVNDANAFAALVEVAQKALPSDVNAPKAA, via the coding sequence GTGGCACGCGTCAAGCGGGCAGTCAACGCCCACAAGAAGCGCCGGGCAATCCTCGAAGCCGCCAGCGGCTACCGCGGTCAGCGCTCGCGTCTGTACCGCAAGGCCAAGGAGCAGGTCACCCACTCCCTGGTCTACAACTACAACGACCGCAAGAAGCGCAAGGGCGACTTCCGGCAGCTGTGGATCCAGCGCATCAACGCCGCTGCCCGCCAGAACGGCATGACGTACAACCGCCTCATCCAGGGTCTGAAGGCCGCCAACATCGAGGTGGACCGCAAGATCCTGGCCGAGCTCGCGGTCAACGACGCCAACGCGTTCGCCGCCCTCGTCGAGGTCGCCCAGAAGGCCCTCCCGAGCGACGTCAACGCCCCGAAGGCCGCCTGA
- the rpmI gene encoding 50S ribosomal protein L35, which produces MPKNKTHSGASKRFKITGSGKVLRERAGKRHLLEHKSSKKTRSLTGTVVVAPADAKKIKKLLGK; this is translated from the coding sequence ATGCCGAAGAACAAGACGCACAGCGGTGCCAGCAAGCGCTTCAAGATCACCGGCTCCGGCAAGGTGCTCCGCGAGAGGGCCGGCAAGCGCCACCTGCTCGAGCACAAGTCGTCCAAGAAGACCCGCTCGCTGACCGGCACGGTCGTCGTGGCTCCGGCCGACGCCAAGAAGATCAAGAAGCTTCTCGGCAAGTGA
- the infC gene encoding translation initiation factor IF-3, protein MRRYAAVRQAVAWCYRGGSISAEPRINDRIRVPEVRLVGPSGEQVGIVPLAKALELAQEYDLDLVEVAATARPPVCKLMDYGKFKYESAMKAREARKNQAHTVIKEMKLRPKIDPHDYDTKKGHVVRFLKQGDKVKITIMFRGREQSRPELGFRLLQRLASDVEDLGFIESNPKQDGRNMIMVLGPHKKKTEAMAEAREAQAARKAERQGTNDAPSEDETAEAPADAAEAPAETPSEA, encoded by the coding sequence ATAAGACGTTACGCGGCTGTCCGCCAGGCGGTCGCGTGGTGCTACCGAGGAGGATCCATCAGCGCCGAGCCCCGCATCAACGACCGGATTCGCGTTCCCGAGGTCCGACTTGTCGGTCCCAGTGGCGAGCAGGTCGGGATTGTTCCGCTTGCCAAGGCCCTGGAACTCGCACAGGAGTACGACCTCGACCTGGTCGAGGTGGCGGCGACAGCCCGTCCGCCCGTGTGCAAGCTCATGGACTACGGGAAGTTCAAGTACGAGTCGGCCATGAAGGCCCGTGAGGCGCGCAAGAACCAGGCGCACACGGTCATCAAGGAGATGAAGCTCCGGCCGAAGATCGACCCGCACGACTATGACACCAAGAAGGGTCACGTCGTCCGGTTCCTCAAGCAGGGCGACAAGGTCAAGATCACGATCATGTTCCGTGGTCGTGAGCAGTCCCGCCCCGAGCTGGGGTTCCGACTGCTCCAGCGTCTCGCTTCGGACGTCGAGGACCTGGGCTTCATCGAGTCCAACCCGAAGCAGGACGGCCGGAACATGATCATGGTTCTGGGCCCGCACAAGAAGAAGACCGAAGCCATGGCCGAAGCCCGTGAGGCCCAGGCCGCCCGCAAGGCGGAGCGTCAGGGCACGAACGACGCCCCGTCCGAGGACGAGACCGCCGAGGCCCCGGCCGACGCGGCCGAGGCTCCGGCCGAGACACCTTCCGAGGCGTGA
- a CDS encoding DUF1844 domain-containing protein: protein MSDATPSSENPGFDDMARDIAEVPAVEVIVTVAVNLMSAAAVKLGLTEEGEQHKDLDEARKLVQALAGLLDASATEISTFHASPLRDGLKSLQLAFREASLVPDEPGHGPGEKYTGPVYG, encoded by the coding sequence ATGAGCGACGCGACCCCCAGCAGTGAGAACCCCGGCTTCGACGACATGGCCCGCGACATCGCGGAGGTCCCCGCGGTCGAGGTGATCGTGACGGTCGCCGTCAACCTGATGAGCGCGGCCGCCGTGAAGCTCGGCCTCACGGAGGAGGGCGAGCAGCACAAGGATCTGGACGAGGCCCGCAAGCTGGTCCAGGCGCTGGCCGGACTGCTGGACGCGAGCGCCACGGAGATCAGCACCTTCCACGCCTCCCCGCTGCGCGACGGCCTGAAGTCGCTCCAGCTCGCCTTCCGTGAGGCCTCGCTGGTGCCGGACGAGCCCGGTCACGGCCCGGGCGAGAAGTACACCGGCCCCGTCTACGGCTAG
- a CDS encoding MIP family channel protein: protein MQKRIVASEFLGTLLLVFFAVGSAVVAVEYLGTVGIALTFGFTLLALAYALGPISGCHVNPAVTLGMFMAGRIGIRTAVERWVAQFLGAIVGSALLFLLAKQIPGLETSGEFGTNGYDDRSAVGINIGGAFLVEVMLTFLLVYVVLAVTHKVAVTGFDGLPIGLALAAVHLVGIPLTGTSVNPARSFGPALFAGGAALSQIWLFILAPLVGGAIAAYAHRLTHPFPNVLPKETEDAV, encoded by the coding sequence ATGCAGAAGCGGATCGTGGCGTCAGAGTTTCTCGGCACTTTGCTGCTGGTGTTCTTCGCCGTGGGGTCCGCCGTGGTCGCCGTCGAATACCTCGGCACCGTGGGCATCGCCCTCACCTTCGGCTTCACCCTCCTCGCGCTGGCCTACGCGCTGGGCCCGATCTCCGGCTGCCATGTCAACCCGGCGGTGACGCTGGGCATGTTCATGGCCGGCCGCATCGGCATCCGTACAGCCGTCGAGCGCTGGGTGGCCCAGTTCCTCGGCGCGATCGTCGGATCGGCGCTGCTGTTCCTGCTGGCGAAGCAGATCCCCGGTCTGGAGACCAGCGGCGAGTTCGGTACGAACGGCTACGACGACCGGTCGGCCGTCGGCATCAACATCGGCGGCGCGTTCCTCGTCGAGGTCATGCTGACGTTCCTGCTCGTCTACGTCGTCCTGGCGGTGACCCACAAGGTCGCGGTCACCGGCTTCGACGGGCTGCCCATCGGCCTGGCGCTGGCGGCGGTCCACCTGGTGGGCATCCCGCTGACCGGCACCTCGGTCAACCCGGCGCGCAGCTTCGGCCCGGCGCTCTTCGCGGGCGGCGCCGCCCTCTCCCAGATCTGGCTGTTCATCCTCGCGCCGCTGGTCGGCGGAGCGATCGCGGCCTACGCCCACCGGCTCACCCACCCCTTCCCCAACGTCCTGCCGAAGGAGACCGAGGACGCCGTCTGA
- a CDS encoding SseB family protein: MELKNIPDPGFSDDDGSASPALTSALDAWSRDRSAVGPVLTALRDARLLVPVVAVLGEVEEDENGLRREKTSDMAVPTLKAGDRRALPAFTSTASLALWDPEARPVAVPLHQALQAAAHEKADTVVLDLAGPVAFELSGQALLALAENRTSTDPLQDPAVIEAVRETVAADPAVVRAHLGPGSADGTLALVLAPDAVPADAARRVAQALSASEVLRARLVSGLDLALLPPGTAMPGEPLFVR; this comes from the coding sequence GTGGAGCTCAAGAACATCCCGGACCCCGGTTTCTCCGACGACGACGGCTCGGCGTCCCCCGCCCTGACCAGTGCCCTGGACGCGTGGTCCCGCGACCGGAGCGCCGTCGGCCCGGTCCTCACGGCCCTGCGGGACGCCCGGCTCCTGGTCCCCGTCGTCGCCGTCCTCGGCGAGGTCGAGGAGGACGAGAACGGTCTGCGGCGCGAGAAGACCAGCGACATGGCCGTCCCCACCCTCAAGGCGGGCGACCGGCGTGCGCTCCCCGCCTTCACCTCGACCGCATCACTGGCGCTGTGGGACCCCGAGGCGCGCCCTGTCGCCGTACCGCTGCACCAGGCTCTCCAGGCCGCCGCCCACGAGAAGGCCGACACCGTCGTGCTGGACCTCGCCGGGCCCGTCGCCTTCGAGCTGAGCGGGCAGGCGCTCCTGGCGCTGGCCGAGAACCGCACCAGCACCGACCCGCTCCAGGACCCCGCCGTCATCGAGGCCGTACGGGAGACCGTGGCCGCCGACCCCGCCGTGGTCCGCGCCCACCTCGGTCCCGGCAGTGCGGACGGCACCCTCGCGCTCGTCCTCGCCCCGGACGCGGTGCCCGCCGATGCGGCCCGCCGCGTCGCGCAGGCCCTCTCGGCCAGTGAGGTGCTGCGGGCCCGGCTGGTCAGCGGTCTGGACCTGGCCCTCCTTCCCCCCGGGACGGCCATGCCGGGGGAGCCCCTCTTCGTCCGCTGA